In the genome of Candidatus Ruthia magnifica str. Cm (Calyptogena magnifica), one region contains:
- the mnmA gene encoding tRNA 2-thiouridine(34) synthase MnmA yields the protein MKNLNKNTKIIVGLSGGVDSSVATLLLLKQGYQVEALFMKNWEEDDKSGYCSVEQDLSDAQKIADKLDVKLHAVNFSADYWNDVFIHFLKEHKKGRTPNPDVLCNQKIKFRVFLEHALSLGADKIATGHYARIAEKNGTYQLKTGLDDSKDQSYFLHLLNQYQLSKSLFPLGEINKIDVRNIAIENGFVTANKKDSTGICFIGERNFSEFLATYLSKQQGDIVDEQGQFIKHHQGLAFYTIGQRKGLKIGGGFGKSGEPWFVADKCIERNELMIVQGNHALLYHQILSASKPHWISTPPTLPLMCSAKIRYRQQSQSCMISQNDNKQIKVVFKQLQRAITPGQSIVFYDNKTCLGGAIIEFRL from the coding sequence ATGAAAAATTTGAATAAAAATACTAAAATTATAGTTGGACTCTCAGGTGGAGTTGATTCCTCAGTAGCCACACTATTATTACTTAAACAAGGCTATCAAGTTGAAGCATTGTTTATGAAAAATTGGGAAGAGGATGACAAAAGCGGGTATTGTAGCGTCGAACAAGACTTATCTGATGCACAAAAAATAGCTGACAAACTTGACGTAAAATTACACGCTGTTAACTTCTCAGCAGACTATTGGAACGATGTGTTTATCCATTTTCTCAAAGAGCATAAAAAAGGTCGTACGCCTAACCCTGATGTTTTGTGCAATCAAAAAATTAAATTTAGAGTATTTTTAGAACATGCACTATCACTAGGTGCAGATAAAATTGCTACGGGACATTATGCTCGTATTGCTGAAAAAAATGGCACTTATCAACTCAAAACAGGTTTGGATGATAGTAAAGACCAAAGTTATTTTTTGCATCTTTTAAACCAATATCAACTCTCAAAAAGCCTATTTCCATTGGGTGAAATTAATAAAATTGACGTACGCAATATTGCCATAGAAAATGGCTTTGTTACTGCTAACAAAAAAGATTCAACGGGTATTTGTTTTATTGGTGAACGCAATTTTTCTGAATTCTTAGCAACCTATCTATCAAAACAACAAGGCGATATTGTGGATGAACAAGGACAATTTATTAAACATCATCAAGGATTAGCTTTTTATACTATAGGTCAGCGCAAAGGCTTAAAGATTGGTGGTGGTTTTGGCAAATCAGGTGAGCCTTGGTTTGTAGCAGATAAATGTATTGAACGTAATGAGCTGATGATTGTACAAGGTAATCATGCACTGTTATACCACCAAATTTTAAGCGCCTCCAAGCCTCATTGGATTAGCACACCACCAACATTACCACTGATGTGTAGTGCCAAAATACGTTACCGTCAGCAATCACAATCTTGTATGATTAGCCAAAATGACAACAAGCAAATAAAAGTTGTTTTCAAGCAACTTCAACGTGCAATTACCCCAGGGCAATCTATTGTTTTTTATGATAATAAAACTTGTCTTGGTGGTGCAATTATTGAGTTCAGACTATAA
- the hflD gene encoding high frequency lysogenization protein HflD — MNKLRNQTLALASILQTTTLVDQLASTGACDANSNQASLKSIITSSTKLEEVFNSKQDLLVGIAALKVVLGNKTKRIQQVILYALALINLEKKLMKNQTLLNQITLEIDLIKNQEFFEISHANSVARLAQLYKSTLGGLNPRIMINGEQIYLSNKHTTNHIRALLLAGIRAVSLWKSQGGKTWHLLFNKKKILNLISSLEGLNK; from the coding sequence ATGAATAAATTACGCAACCAAACCTTGGCACTAGCCAGTATACTACAAACCACAACGCTGGTTGATCAACTCGCTTCAACGGGCGCTTGTGATGCAAATAGTAATCAAGCTAGCTTAAAGAGTATTATAACCAGTAGCACCAAACTTGAAGAGGTGTTTAATTCTAAGCAAGATTTGTTGGTTGGTATCGCTGCGTTAAAAGTTGTATTGGGTAATAAAACTAAACGTATACAACAAGTCATTCTTTATGCATTGGCTTTAATCAACCTTGAAAAGAAATTGATGAAAAATCAAACACTACTCAATCAAATCACTTTGGAAATTGACTTGATTAAAAATCAAGAATTCTTCGAGATTTCTCATGCAAATTCAGTAGCACGTTTGGCTCAACTTTATAAGTCAACCTTGGGTGGTTTGAATCCTAGAATTATGATCAATGGTGAACAAATCTACTTATCCAATAAACATACTACAAACCACATTAGAGCGTTGCTATTAGCAGGTATTCGGGCGGTATCTTTGTGGAAATCCCAAGGTGGTAAAACTTGGCATTTACTATTTAATAAGAAAAAGATACTTAATTTGATTAGCTCATTAGAGGGATTGAATAAATAA
- the rpsT gene encoding 30S ribosomal protein S20 translates to MANSAGSRKRARQAVKRNKHNSQIRAKVRTFIKKVAYALEAGNKEQAQSGFSIMQKIIDQAVNKGLMHKSQAARKKSRLNAQIKAL, encoded by the coding sequence ATGGCCAATTCAGCAGGTTCTAGAAAACGCGCAAGACAAGCAGTCAAACGTAACAAACACAATTCACAAATTCGCGCTAAAGTTCGTACTTTTATTAAAAAAGTTGCTTACGCTTTAGAAGCGGGCAACAAAGAACAAGCACAAAGCGGTTTTAGCATCATGCAAAAAATAATTGACCAAGCAGTAAACAAAGGCTTAATGCACAAAAGCCAGGCGGCAAGAAAAAAATCACGCTTAAATGCACAAATTAAAGCATTGTAA
- the xseA gene encoding exodeoxyribonuclease VII large subunit — protein sequence MFNIDEIYTISNFLFLCNKTIEDKIPTCWLQGEISNLTRPESGHWYFSLKDSKAQVYCVLFRFNQRHIKFNPKNGMEVLVHVTPTLYKARGNFQLIIQHLEPVGIGNLNLAFEQLKNKLVNEGLFDNIHKKPLPNIINTIGVISSSTGAVIQDIIKVLNNRYPFSDILLFDSMVQGQGSVKKLTNALNAADQSGKCDVIIIARGGGSLEDLWAFNEETLARAIFKASTPIISAIGHETDTTISDFVCDICAPTPSAAAMLVTPDRLELLANTDKLYMRLHQSYQQTLHDYQSVLNQLKLRIPISNKQIAFFSQKLDHVSINLNNHVKSTLVLNNAKLNSIFSALKQHSPIEAIKHIKILNQVSFAQLKHQIKQIININNSALYLANEKLKKAIATLTDKHKTTLSIQANSLHHLSPLNTLSRGFSITTNAKNQILSSITDIKINQAITTQLADGKLYSNIKKIEKN from the coding sequence ATGTTTAATATTGATGAAATTTACACGATCTCTAATTTTTTGTTCTTATGCAATAAGACCATTGAGGATAAAATTCCTACTTGTTGGTTACAAGGAGAAATATCCAATTTAACACGCCCAGAATCAGGTCATTGGTATTTTTCTCTAAAAGACAGTAAAGCCCAAGTGTACTGTGTTTTATTTCGGTTTAATCAGCGTCATATTAAGTTTAACCCTAAAAATGGCATGGAAGTTTTAGTTCACGTCACACCTACTTTATACAAGGCACGAGGTAATTTTCAGCTCATCATACAACATCTTGAACCCGTAGGTATTGGTAATTTAAACCTTGCCTTTGAGCAACTAAAAAATAAGCTTGTTAATGAAGGCTTATTTGACAACATTCATAAAAAACCATTGCCTAATATTATTAACACCATTGGTGTTATTTCTTCATCAACAGGTGCGGTTATTCAAGACATTATTAAAGTATTGAATAACCGTTATCCCTTTTCTGATATTTTATTATTTGATTCAATGGTTCAAGGTCAAGGCTCAGTGAAAAAACTCACAAATGCTTTAAATGCAGCTGACCAATCAGGCAAGTGTGACGTTATTATTATTGCCCGAGGTGGTGGCTCATTAGAAGACTTATGGGCGTTTAATGAAGAAACACTAGCAAGAGCAATCTTCAAGGCAAGCACTCCAATTATTAGTGCAATTGGCCATGAAACTGATACCACAATTTCTGATTTTGTCTGTGATATTTGTGCACCTACACCAAGTGCTGCTGCCATGTTAGTCACACCTGATCGACTAGAATTACTCGCCAATACTGATAAGTTATATATGCGATTACATCAATCTTATCAACAAACTTTGCATGATTATCAATCTGTTCTTAATCAACTTAAATTAAGAATACCAATCTCAAATAAACAAATTGCTTTTTTTAGTCAAAAACTTGACCATGTAAGCATCAATCTTAACAATCATGTAAAATCAACACTTGTATTGAATAATGCCAAACTTAACTCGATATTTTCTGCCTTAAAACAGCACTCCCCTATTGAAGCCATAAAACATATTAAGATTTTAAACCAAGTATCTTTTGCTCAACTCAAACATCAAATCAAACAAATAATTAACATTAATAATAGCGCTTTATATTTAGCAAACGAAAAACTTAAAAAAGCAATAGCCACTTTGACCGATAAGCATAAAACCACATTATCCATTCAAGCTAACTCACTCCATCATTTGTCACCACTTAATACACTTTCGCGAGGGTTTAGCATTACCACTAATGCAAAAAATCAAATATTATCTTCAATAACTGATATTAAAATTAATCAAGCCATTACCACTCAATTAGCTGATGGAAAACTATATTCTAATATTAAAAAAATTGAAAAAAATTAA
- a CDS encoding peptidoglycan DD-metalloendopeptidase family protein: MKKINFIILLSLSNITLANINIENTPIPGGIAVVDFQSNHSNPKAFYSNIPIYTQYIKNQYWQALIGIPLLSEVGEKYITIKGFFTQKITFTVYGHHYKEQHITLTDKKKKYVNPNLKHMERIKRERPILLKTRKLFSKKSLFNGQFIRPVKGVITSPFGLKCFYNEQLRRAHTGLDFSGSVDTPIHVPADGIVILTGCFFFNGNTVFIDHGQGLISVYIHMNKYLVKQGQLVNQGDKIGTIGQTGRATGPHLHWGIYLNQTTVNPNLLLRCI; encoded by the coding sequence TTGAAAAAAATTAACTTCATCATCTTACTGTCATTATCCAATATTACATTGGCTAATATCAACATTGAAAATACACCCATACCTGGCGGCATTGCTGTGGTTGATTTTCAAAGCAACCATTCAAATCCAAAGGCTTTTTATAGTAATATTCCTATCTACACTCAGTATATCAAAAACCAATACTGGCAAGCATTGATAGGCATACCACTACTCTCAGAAGTGGGAGAGAAATATATCACTATTAAAGGTTTTTTCACTCAAAAAATCACATTTACAGTATATGGGCATCACTATAAAGAACAACACATCACTCTTACTGACAAAAAGAAAAAATACGTCAATCCAAATCTTAAACACATGGAGAGAATTAAACGTGAACGCCCTATTTTGCTGAAAACAAGGAAGCTATTTTCTAAAAAATCTTTATTTAATGGACAATTTATTCGACCTGTAAAAGGTGTTATTACCAGCCCCTTTGGGCTTAAATGTTTCTATAATGAACAACTACGTCGAGCGCACACAGGACTAGATTTTTCAGGCAGTGTAGATACACCAATACACGTACCAGCAGACGGTATAGTGATACTCACAGGGTGTTTCTTCTTTAATGGTAATACCGTATTCATTGATCACGGACAAGGGTTAATTAGTGTTTATATTCACATGAATAAATACTTAGTTAAACAAGGCCAGCTGGTTAATCAAGGGGATAAAATTGGCACCATTGGTCAAACTGGACGTGCCACAGGTCCTCACCTACATTGGGGCATTTATCTCAATCAAACTACAGTTAATCCAAATTTATTACTTAGGTGTATTTAA
- a CDS encoding RDD family protein has translation MKSNVSLLRRLGAMSYDIFLVFSLMFFVTGVIIIVFFNTKAPNGNTLFYVVTIPITYLYFTWSWVKGRQTLGMKAWKFQIKQMSGNNITHKQAFIRFISAIFSFTIFGLGFLYQLFNKDNRTIHDKISNTILIKN, from the coding sequence ATGAAATCTAATGTGTCTTTATTGCGTAGACTAGGTGCTATGTCCTATGATATTTTCTTGGTGTTTTCTTTAATGTTTTTTGTCACTGGGGTCATTATTATTGTTTTTTTTAATACCAAAGCACCAAATGGCAATACTTTATTTTATGTAGTAACAATACCAATAACTTATCTATACTTTACTTGGTCGTGGGTTAAAGGTAGGCAAACATTGGGCATGAAGGCTTGGAAGTTTCAAATTAAACAAATGAGTGGCAATAATATCACTCACAAACAAGCATTTATTCGATTCATTAGCGCAATTTTTTCTTTTACTATTTTTGGCCTTGGGTTTTTATATCAATTATTTAACAAAGACAATAGAACAATACATGACAAAATTTCTAACACCATTTTAATAAAAAATTGA
- a CDS encoding cell division protein FtsB: MNIKAFIQSVKGLKKNPNKLFGFFYNYQITIILLVLLITLIRQSFLVNNFPFILYDKRQIINQNISINQTLDEKNKQLSVKLEAESEANMEILESIARYKFGLLKEGEKYYQINQSR, translated from the coding sequence TTGAACATCAAAGCATTTATACAGTCTGTTAAAGGGCTGAAAAAAAATCCAAATAAATTATTTGGATTTTTTTATAACTATCAAATAACAATTATTCTTTTAGTACTATTAATCACACTTATTCGTCAAAGCTTTTTGGTTAATAATTTTCCTTTCATACTGTATGATAAACGGCAAATTATTAACCAAAATATTTCAATCAATCAAACACTTGATGAGAAAAATAAACAGTTATCAGTTAAGCTTGAAGCTGAATCAGAAGCTAATATGGAAATTTTAGAATCTATTGCTAGATATAAATTTGGGTTGCTAAAAGAGGGTGAAAAGTATTACCAAATTAACCAATCAAGATAA
- the ispD gene encoding 2-C-methyl-D-erythritol 4-phosphate cytidylyltransferase, which produces MPSHYYLIIPASGVGVRMHPEKDGLNEQPKQYLKLDNGLTILDQTLKTLLSINQIKSCVIAIKNKDHLFAKSAFNNHPKLLTIVTGGKERMYSVLNALKALIDFAKDDDWVLVHDSVRPCVKASEIINLMKQLKHHATGGLLATKVVDTIKQADNNIINTTIDRSNLWQAQTPQMYRFSVLLKALNTAIKDGINITDETSAIEHLGLESILVKSSKSNIKVTNPEDLILANFYLNQHQK; this is translated from the coding sequence ATGCCTAGCCATTATTATTTAATCATCCCTGCTAGTGGTGTAGGTGTACGTATGCACCCTGAAAAGGACGGTCTTAATGAACAACCAAAACAATATCTAAAATTAGACAATGGATTAACTATACTTGACCAAACTTTAAAAACCTTACTTAGTATTAATCAAATCAAGAGCTGTGTTATTGCCATTAAAAATAAAGACCATCTGTTTGCTAAATCAGCCTTTAATAACCACCCAAAATTACTAACCATAGTCACGGGCGGTAAAGAGCGCATGTACTCTGTTCTCAATGCGCTAAAAGCACTCATAGATTTTGCTAAAGATGATGATTGGGTATTGGTTCACGATAGTGTCCGTCCATGTGTTAAAGCATCAGAAATAATCAATTTAATGAAGCAGCTCAAACACCACGCAACTGGGGGATTACTTGCAACTAAAGTTGTTGACACCATTAAACAAGCTGACAATAATATTATCAATACCACCATTGACAGATCAAATCTTTGGCAAGCTCAAACGCCACAAATGTACCGTTTTAGCGTATTATTAAAAGCCTTAAATACTGCCATCAAGGATGGTATTAATATCACCGATGAAACCAGTGCTATTGAACATTTAGGACTTGAATCAATTTTGGTTAAATCTAGTAAAAGTAATATTAAAGTTACCAACCCAGAAGATTTAATATTGGCAAATTTTTACTTAAACCAACATCAAAAATGA
- the ispF gene encoding 2-C-methyl-D-erythritol 2,4-cyclodiphosphate synthase: MKINTGLGQDSHAFCDTNKPLVLAGVVFDYPKGLDANSDGDVIFHSITNAISSITGVNVLGAKADVLCKQGVTDSAEYLRLAFNDLNHCKIQHIAISIECLYPKISPMIEKMKFNISKLLNITLEDVGITATTGEGLTEFGKGNGIQVFSIITVTE; encoded by the coding sequence ATGAAAATAAATACTGGACTAGGACAAGACTCTCACGCATTTTGTGATACAAATAAACCACTTGTTTTAGCTGGTGTTGTGTTTGATTATCCAAAAGGTCTTGATGCTAATAGTGATGGTGATGTAATTTTTCATTCAATCACAAATGCAATTTCTTCTATTACTGGCGTTAATGTATTGGGCGCTAAAGCAGATGTTTTATGCAAGCAGGGTGTGACTGATAGTGCTGAATATTTAAGATTGGCATTTAACGATTTGAACCACTGTAAAATTCAACATATTGCTATTTCCATTGAGTGTTTATATCCTAAAATTTCTCCCATGATTGAAAAAATGAAGTTTAATATTTCTAAATTGCTGAATATTACACTTGAAGATGTAGGCATTACTGCCACTACTGGCGAGGGACTAACTGAATTTGGTAAAGGTAATGGTATTCAAGTTTTTAGTATCATTACAGTGACAGAATAA
- the murC gene encoding UDP-N-acetylmuramate--L-alanine ligase, translated as MKDLRMVFKSRMNNIHFVGIGGSGMSGIAEVLHNLNYSVSGSDISQNKITDRLEKMGCQIYHKHHQDNIKNAQVIVVSSAIKDNNLEVIKAHQLNIPVVPRAEMLAELMRFRFGIAIAGTHGKTTTTSIITHILNVAELDPTYIIGGILNSSGINAKLGESDYLIAEADESDASFLHLQPMLSVITNIDYDHMVTYDNDYQNLKDAFIKFSANLPFYGACIMCADDEGVNEILNSIHRPLITYGFNNGTDIQAVNVKQVGMQMYFDVIYDKYTKQIPIKLNLIGKHNILNTLAAIGICCELNIKTNIIQKALANFSGVARRLDHHGKLNINNAQVSLFDDYAHHPKEISAVFESLKNTYQDKRLVVIFQPHRYSRTRDLFDDFVYTLSSADILILLNIYPAQEKPIAHINSSTLANAIRRSSGLNPMVIKNPKEILTVLPSIVNNNDILLILGAGDIHILPDLLKSNYI; from the coding sequence ATGAAAGATTTGCGTATGGTGTTTAAATCTAGAATGAATAATATTCATTTTGTTGGTATTGGCGGTTCAGGCATGAGTGGCATTGCTGAGGTGTTGCATAACCTTAATTATAGCGTGTCTGGATCAGACATTAGCCAAAATAAAATCACCGATAGATTAGAAAAAATGGGATGTCAAATTTACCATAAGCACCATCAAGATAATATAAAAAATGCACAAGTGATAGTTGTATCTAGTGCGATTAAGGATAACAATCTAGAGGTAATAAAAGCACATCAACTTAACATTCCAGTTGTGCCTCGCGCGGAAATGTTGGCAGAATTAATGCGTTTTAGATTTGGCATTGCAATTGCAGGTACTCATGGAAAAACAACAACTACCAGTATTATCACTCACATACTTAATGTGGCTGAACTTGACCCGACTTATATTATTGGGGGGATATTAAATTCAAGTGGGATTAATGCCAAATTGGGTGAAAGTGACTATTTAATTGCTGAGGCGGATGAGTCTGATGCTTCATTCTTGCACTTACAACCCATGCTAAGCGTGATTACTAATATTGACTATGATCATATGGTGACTTATGACAATGATTACCAAAACTTAAAAGATGCCTTTATTAAATTTAGTGCTAATTTACCATTTTATGGTGCTTGTATTATGTGTGCAGATGATGAAGGAGTGAACGAGATATTAAACAGCATTCATCGTCCACTAATTACATATGGTTTTAATAATGGTACTGATATTCAAGCCGTTAACGTAAAACAAGTGGGTATGCAAATGTATTTTGATGTTATTTATGATAAATATACAAAACAAATCCCTATCAAGTTAAATTTAATTGGCAAGCATAATATTCTTAATACATTAGCAGCGATTGGTATTTGCTGTGAACTTAATATTAAAACTAACATTATTCAAAAAGCATTAGCTAATTTTTCTGGTGTTGCTAGACGGCTTGATCATCATGGAAAATTAAATATCAATAATGCTCAAGTGTCTTTATTTGATGATTATGCTCATCATCCAAAAGAAATTAGTGCTGTGTTTGAATCTCTTAAAAACACTTATCAAGATAAACGTTTAGTTGTTATTTTCCAACCACACCGCTATTCTCGTACGCGTGATTTGTTTGATGATTTTGTTTACACGCTCAGTAGCGCTGATATACTCATATTGTTAAACATATATCCAGCCCAAGAAAAGCCTATTGCCCATATTAATTCCTCCACTTTGGCTAATGCAATTAGAAGAAGCTCTGGCTTAAACCCAATGGTGATAAAAAATCCAAAAGAAATTTTAACTGTACTACCTAGCATTGTTAATAACAACGATATATTATTAATTTTAGGTGCGGGAGATATTCATATTCTGCCCGATTTACTAAAGTCCAACTATATTTAA
- the murB gene encoding UDP-N-acetylmuramate dehydrogenase — protein MLLHNEPMSLHCSFRTGGLAQDFFIPNDVTDLSNFLKANTKPLLFLGLGSNLIVRDQGFEGVVIKLSNLKQINIEKNTLYAEAGITLAKLSRLCRVNHLYGCEFLSAIPGTVGGALMMNAGTFGSEFWQYVVSATTINQSGVISKRTKDNFDIGYRYVHAQYANEYFINATLEFNQKEPQQNIKQLLNKRNQHQPIGKASCGSVFKNPKNNFAAKLIEQSQLKGICIGGACVSDKHANFIINQNKASSADIINLITYIQQTVKLNFGIDLELEVVIK, from the coding sequence TTGCTATTGCATAACGAACCTATGAGTTTACACTGTTCATTTAGAACAGGTGGATTGGCGCAAGATTTTTTTATTCCCAATGATGTCACTGATTTATCTAATTTTCTAAAAGCCAATACTAAACCATTGTTATTTTTAGGATTGGGTAGTAATTTAATTGTACGTGATCAAGGTTTTGAAGGTGTAGTAATAAAATTAAGCAACCTAAAACAAATAAACATTGAAAAAAATACTCTTTATGCTGAGGCAGGTATAACACTAGCAAAACTATCTAGATTGTGCCGTGTAAACCATTTATATGGTTGTGAGTTTTTATCTGCCATTCCAGGTACTGTCGGCGGAGCACTGATGATGAACGCAGGCACATTTGGCTCAGAGTTCTGGCAATACGTTGTTAGTGCCACTACCATTAACCAGTCAGGTGTTATATCTAAACGAACGAAAGATAATTTTGACATTGGGTATCGATATGTTCATGCTCAGTACGCCAATGAATACTTTATTAATGCAACATTGGAATTTAACCAAAAAGAGCCTCAGCAAAATATTAAGCAATTATTAAATAAGCGTAATCAACACCAACCAATTGGTAAGGCAAGTTGTGGTAGTGTGTTTAAGAATCCAAAAAATAATTTTGCAGCAAAATTGATTGAACAAAGTCAATTAAAAGGTATTTGTATAGGTGGTGCTTGTGTATCAGACAAACACGCTAATTTTATTATCAATCAAAATAAAGCCAGTAGTGCTGACATCATAAATTTAATTACTTACATCCAACAAACCGTAAAATTAAATTTTGGTATTGATTTAGAGTTAGAAGTGGTGATTAAATGA
- a CDS encoding D-alanine--D-alanine ligase, translating to MIAVLMGGNSAERAVSLKSGEAVYQALINQNINCFEFDWHGYNLSELWQQEFDQAFIVLHGRGGEDGYIQKQLENRCIRYTGSDSNASHNGIDKARTKIIWKQHNLTLAPSIVASIHKPIEPIDFPLPWMVKPTLEGSSIGISKVDSQIQLNNALMLAWQYNSHALIEQWIEGDEYTVAILGDKALPVVKIITDQGFYDYESKYHSNKIQYLCPCGLSSSQEQVLQVIALKAFFAINAKGWGRVDFIINQHNKPYLLEINTVPGMTSHSLVPMAAKAMGMSFNKLVVAIINEI from the coding sequence ATGATTGCAGTGCTAATGGGTGGAAATTCAGCAGAAAGAGCAGTTTCTCTTAAAAGCGGTGAAGCCGTTTACCAAGCACTGATCAACCAAAATATTAATTGCTTTGAATTTGATTGGCATGGGTACAACTTATCAGAACTTTGGCAACAAGAGTTTGATCAAGCGTTTATTGTTTTGCATGGTCGTGGTGGTGAAGACGGGTATATCCAAAAACAACTAGAAAATCGATGTATTCGTTATACAGGGTCTGACTCAAATGCTAGTCATAATGGCATAGATAAAGCACGTACTAAAATCATTTGGAAACAGCATAATCTTACGCTTGCACCCTCTATTGTTGCAAGTATTCATAAACCCATTGAGCCCATTGACTTCCCACTGCCTTGGATGGTTAAGCCCACTTTAGAGGGCTCTAGTATTGGTATTAGTAAAGTTGATAGTCAAATACAATTAAATAACGCATTAATGCTTGCTTGGCAATACAACTCACATGCTTTAATTGAACAATGGATTGAAGGTGACGAATACACAGTGGCAATTTTGGGCGATAAAGCCTTACCTGTTGTTAAAATTATAACTGACCAAGGTTTTTACGATTATGAATCAAAATACCACTCGAATAAAATTCAATACTTATGCCCTTGTGGTTTAAGTTCATCCCAAGAGCAAGTATTACAAGTCATTGCACTTAAAGCATTTTTTGCTATTAATGCTAAAGGATGGGGGAGAGTAGATTTTATTATTAATCAACACAATAAGCCTTATTTATTAGAGATTAACACCGTTCCAGGTATGACATCACACTCATTAGTTCCTATGGCAGCAAAAGCAATGGGCATGAGTTTTAATAAACTGGTCGTGGCAATTATTAATGAAATATAA
- a CDS encoding cell division protein FtsQ/DivIB, with product MIFLLVLITWGVQNTHPIEFLKVDINWEIDKNFPVTQQALEQHISPLITETYQLNLHEIKHELEHHPWVANAKVKRLFWNFIKIKISTQQISMRWKNKNCQNDVKTQICQGYISTKGELFTPNKMIKSDAIIAISAHNKNITKALFDNYQTYQAIIKPMIIASILKTNIDTLFIKPHIKVILGYQKQQKRLKNFVKVYKKLTKSIAHEKLNRAIFDMRYAKGFSLKF from the coding sequence ATGATTTTTTTATTAGTGCTCATTACATGGGGTGTACAAAACACCCATCCAATCGAGTTCTTAAAAGTTGATATTAATTGGGAGATTGATAAAAATTTTCCAGTCACACAGCAAGCATTAGAACAGCATATATCTCCATTAATCACTGAAACATACCAACTAAATTTACACGAAATTAAACACGAATTAGAACACCATCCATGGGTGGCAAATGCAAAAGTAAAGCGTCTTTTTTGGAATTTCATAAAAATAAAAATAAGTACGCAGCAAATTAGTATGCGTTGGAAAAATAAAAACTGCCAGAATGATGTTAAAACACAAATTTGCCAAGGTTATATCTCCACTAAGGGTGAGTTATTTACACCCAATAAAATGATAAAATCAGATGCCATCATTGCCATTTCAGCACATAATAAAAACATTACAAAAGCTCTATTTGACAATTATCAAACTTACCAAGCTATTATCAAACCAATGATTATTGCATCTATCTTAAAAACTAATATTGATACTCTTTTTATTAAACCTCATATTAAAGTCATATTAGGTTATCAAAAACAGCAAAAACGACTTAAGAATTTTGTTAAAGTTTATAAAAAATTGACAAAATCAATTGCACACGAAAAACTTAATCGCGCTATATTTGATATGCGCTACGCTAAAGGCTTTAGCCTCAAGTTTTAA